One region of Emys orbicularis isolate rEmyOrb1 chromosome 6, rEmyOrb1.hap1, whole genome shotgun sequence genomic DNA includes:
- the GPR150 gene encoding LOW QUALITY PROTEIN: probable G-protein coupled receptor 150 (The sequence of the model RefSeq protein was modified relative to this genomic sequence to represent the inferred CDS: deleted 2 bases in 1 codon): protein MPPGSAFISSAILSLASQESLYPKEQSRAGRRAGTGPLRARDRDCPAQDPSPPFAGTLRGAMGDPFSLDGLSPVLNLSSALQPGWSLNLSSSPGDRRWPSLSRQVRVISATAILLLGLLGNCLVLHRLCCCGCCGRGRRRRKMDFLIAHLALADLYGCGLALLSHLAAELLGAAWPAGDAACRLLKLLQGSGLLASSNLLVLIAMERHHVVRRPADPPLPARALAALGWLLALLLALPQAFVFRIASRPGGSRCLSIFEQLPRWHGQAYGVYGAATGFLAPVSLLCWAYGRILLALWAAQEEKPPAARGEGGSGRRRGRPAARPLLLRLPATSCPMPRARVKTLQLTLVLIALFALCRLPRFVLELSMAFGPGGEAPATAGLREARAALGIVAVTNSALNPYAYLLFQSHRPWARRLQRSLCSAGPGPTCCCPGPEGEPRRRPNHRAPHRHRPKNGPPPGAQRAAFCTPVPPPGSGPREPEDTSACESGF from the exons ATGCCGCCGGGAAGCGCATTCATCAGTAGCGCAATCCTTTCTCTTGCTTCCCAAGAAAGTTTGTATCCCAAAGAGCAGAGTCGAGCCGGGAGGCGTGCAGGGACGGGGCCGCTGAGAGCCCGGGAC CGGGATTGCCCTGCACAAGACCCCAGCCCCCCATTTGCTGGGACTCTGCGAGGAGCCATGGGAGATCCTTTCAGCCTAGACGGATTGTCCCCGGTACTCAACCTCTCGAgtgccctgcagccaggctggagcctgaatctctcctcctcccccgggGACCGGCGCTGGCCTTCCCTTAGCCGGCAGGTGCGGGTGATCTCCGCGACCGCCATcctgctgctggggctgctgggcaATTGCCTGGTGCTGCATCgcctctgctgctgtggctgctGCGGCCGGGGTAGGCGGCGGCGCAAGATGGATTTCCTTATCGCCCACCTGGCGCTGGCCGATCTCTACGGCTGCGGGCTGGCCCTGCTCTCGCATCTGGCGGCGGAGCTGTTGGGTGCCGCCTGGCCAGCGGGGGACGCCGCCTGCCGCCTGCTTAAGCTACTGCAGGGCTCCGGCCTCCTGGCCTCGTCCAACTTGCTGGTGCTCATCGCCATGGAGCGGCACCACGTGGTGAGGCGGCCGGCGGACCCGCCGCTGCCCGCCCGGGCCCTGGCCGCGCTGGGCTGGCTGCTGGCGCTGCTGCTCGCCCTGCCCCAGGCCTTCGTCTTCAGAATCGCCTCCCGCCCCGGGGGCAGCCGCTGCCTCAGCATCTTCGAGCAGCTGCCGCGCTGGCACGGCCAGGCCTACGGCGTGTACGGGGCCGCCACCGGCTTCTTGGCGCCCGTCAGCCTGCTGTGCTGGGCCTACGGCCGCATCCTCCTCGCCCTCTGGGCCGCCCAGGAGGAGAAGCCGCCGGCGGCGCGGGGGGAAGGCGGCAGCGGCCGCCGCCGGGGGCGGCCGGCCGCACGGCCCCTGCTGCTGAGGCTGCCGGCCACCAGCTGCCCCATGCCCCGGGCTCGGGTCAAGACGCTCCAGCTGACGCTGGTGCTGATCGCCCTGTTCGCGCTCTGTCGCCTGCCCCGCTTCGTGCTGGAGCTCAGCATGGCCTTTGGGCCCGGCGGGGAGGCCCCGGCCACGGCCGGGCTGCGGGAGGCGCGGGCCGCGCTCGGCATCGTGGCGGTAACCAACAGCGCGCTGAACCCCTACGCCTATCTGCTCTTCCAGAGCCACCGGCCCTGGGCGCGCCGTCTGCAGAGGAGCCTCTGCAGTGCGGGACCCGGCCCGACCTGCTGCTGCCCCGGCCCCGAGGGGGAGCCCCGCCGCCGGCCGAACCACCGCGCCCCGCACCGACACCGCCCGAAGAACGGGCCGCCCCCCGGAGCACAGCGCGCCGCGTTCTGCACCCCAGTACCGCCGCCCGGCTCAGGCCCCCGGGAGCCTGAGGACACCTCCGCCTGTGAGAGCGGCTTCTAA
- the RFESD gene encoding Rieske domain-containing protein produces MDLHSSIEIPDKVKADAPVYVGKEEDIKQSQRITASVHDREVVVFYHEGKFYAMDRRCYHAGGPLHLGEIEDINGRPCIICPWHKYKITLATGEGLYQAINPTEPSATPKWRSKGIKQRTHKVTVDNGSVYVTPSDLPISCDSDYYADKYKKTGSSDMKK; encoded by the exons ATGGATTTGCACAGCTCAATTGAAATACCTGATAAAGTGAAGGCTGATGCTCCTGTATATGTTGGTAAAGAAGAAGACATAAAACAGTCCCAAAGAATAACAGCCAGTGTCCATGACAGAGAAGTTGTCGTTTTCTACCATGAAGGGAAATTTTATGCCATGGACCGTCGCTGTTACC ATGCAGGAGGTCCTTTACATCTTGGAGAGATAGAG GATATCAATGGACGGCCCTGCATTATTTGCCCTTGGCACAAGTATAAAATTACTTTGGCAACAGGAGAAGGCTTATATCAAGCAATAAACCCTACAGAACCATCAGCAACACCAAAATGGCGATCAAAAGGAATAAAGCAAAGAACTCACAAGGTTACTGTAGACAATGGAAGTGTTTATGTGACTCCTTCGGACTTACCTATCAGCTGTGACTCTGATTACTATGCTGATAAGTACAAAAAGACTGGAAGTTCTGATATGAAAAAATAA